The proteins below are encoded in one region of Mycobacterium botniense:
- a CDS encoding GlsB/YeaQ/YmgE family stress response membrane protein: protein MVWHIIWIIILGLIIGWVARFIVPGTPRMGWLATALLGIAGSYVGGTLGSVVFAPHQFTITPPIKHSFLGALIGAVILLLIYRLVRGRASRT from the coding sequence GTGGTCTGGCACATCATCTGGATAATTATTCTTGGTCTTATCATCGGTTGGGTTGCGCGCTTTATCGTGCCTGGTACGCCACGCATGGGTTGGCTCGCGACAGCGCTGCTGGGCATTGCTGGCAGTTATGTCGGAGGCACGCTTGGGAGTGTGGTTTTCGCGCCACACCAGTTCACGATTACTCCCCCGATCAAGCACTCGTTCTTAGGAGCGCTGATCGGCGCTGTGATCTTGTTATTGATCTACCGGCTTGTCAGGGGACGCGCGTCCAGAACCTAA
- a CDS encoding alanine and proline-rich secreted protein Apa, with product MDRVDPNPTHRNGRWMTLALAVVSGAGGITIALPATAANADPPPPPPGSTAPAPPPAGTNTNTAPDAAPGPADPNAPAAPAGPNAVPPPVDPNAPEAGRVTNAAGGFSYVIPTGWVESDATHLDYGSALLSKEIGPAAPGQPPPVANDTRIVLGRLDQKLYASAEPDNAKAATRLASDMGEFFMPYPGTRINQETTPLKANGMTGSASYYEVKFSDTSKPNGQIWTGVIGTTAPNAATSSPPQRWFVVYLGTANDPVDKSVATTLAESIRPWTPPPAPPAPAAPPAPGAPPPVPAPAAPPAPAAPPAPGAPPPVPAPAGEQAPGTAPVPQTTRAA from the coding sequence ATGGACCGGGTGGACCCCAATCCGACGCACCGGAACGGCCGCTGGATGACCTTGGCGCTCGCCGTGGTGAGCGGTGCTGGCGGTATCACGATTGCGTTGCCGGCAACTGCCGCGAACGCGGATCCGCCACCTCCACCGCCGGGTAGCACGGCGCCGGCCCCGCCGCCGGCCGGCACCAACACCAACACGGCACCAGACGCCGCGCCGGGTCCGGCTGATCCCAATGCGCCTGCAGCGCCGGCTGGCCCGAACGCGGTACCACCGCCGGTTGACCCGAACGCACCCGAAGCCGGTCGCGTTACCAACGCCGCCGGCGGATTCAGCTATGTCATCCCCACCGGCTGGGTGGAATCCGACGCTACCCACCTCGACTACGGATCTGCACTGTTGAGCAAGGAGATCGGTCCGGCCGCGCCAGGGCAACCGCCGCCCGTTGCCAACGACACCCGTATCGTGCTGGGCCGGCTGGACCAGAAGCTGTATGCCAGCGCCGAACCCGACAACGCGAAAGCCGCGACCCGGTTGGCCTCGGACATGGGGGAGTTTTTCATGCCATACCCGGGCACACGGATCAATCAGGAAACGACACCGCTGAAGGCCAACGGCATGACGGGCAGTGCGTCCTACTACGAGGTCAAGTTCAGCGACACCAGCAAACCGAATGGCCAAATCTGGACCGGTGTGATCGGCACGACAGCACCCAACGCTGCCACCAGCTCGCCACCCCAGCGCTGGTTTGTGGTCTACCTGGGCACAGCTAACGACCCGGTGGATAAATCCGTGGCCACCACGTTGGCCGAATCCATCCGCCCCTGGACACCACCACCCGCTCCGCCGGCCCCTGCCGCTCCGCCGGCCCCCGGCGCTCCGCCGCCGGTGCCCGCACCTGCCGCTCCGCCGGCCCCTGCCGCTCCGCCGGCCCCCGGCGCTCCGCCGCCGGTGCCCGCACCTGCCGGGGAACAAGCTCCAGGCACCGCACCGGTCCCGCAGACGACGCGAGCGGCCTGA